CTTTCATTCATTCCAGCATCATCTGGAAGCAACAGATTGTAACTGGCAGCAAATGCAAAGGCAGTTAAACCCGATTCCGGAAAATGTAACGATAACTAGTCCGGATAAACCGGTGTTTCCCGCAAGCAATATTACGAAGGATGATTACTTATTTTATTTGCAGACGGTTTCGCCGATGCTGCTGCCTTTCCTGCGGGAAAGATTATTGACGGTGATCCGTTATCCGCACGGTGTTCCGGGAGAAAGCTTTTACCAGAAAAACTATACTGAAAATTTGCCTGATTTTGTTACGACACAGTTAGTGGACGACACCCATTTTATTTTATGTAATAACATTGAATCCCTTTTGTGGTTGGGCAATCAGCTCGCTTTGGAATTTCATATCCCGTTTCAGCCGGTCAATTCAGAACAGCCGACAGAAATTGTCTTTGATCTGGATCCACCATCCGTTGATGAATTCGGATTAGCGGTAGATGCTGCATTAAAGTTCAAATCGATTTTAGATTATTTTGAACTGACAAGCTTTGTCAAAACGTCGGGCGGGAAAGGTATGCAAATTTATATTCCATTGCCGCTTCACACGTTCTCCTATGAAGAAACGGGTGTTTTTACAGAGTTTATTTGCCGCTTTCTTGCACAGCAATATCCTGACTCCTTTACAATCGAGCGGATGAAGAAAAATAGAGGGAAAAGGCTGTATTTGGATTATGTCCAGCATAGGGAAGGCAAAACGATTGTTGCACCGTATTCAGCTCGCGGCAATGATAAAGGATTGATTGCGACGCCGTTATTATGGGAAGAAGTTAATGAAAAATTAACACCTGATCTTTTCACAATAGCAAATGTAATCAAGCGTTTAGAGAGCATAGGCAATCCCTTTAAAGATTTCAGGGAAGCGGGTGAGCGGCAGGCTTTTCGAGACGTTCTGGATCAAATAAAGGGGAAGTAAATGTTTAAAAAGCCTTCGCAAGTTAAGCGAAGGCTTTTACATTATGAAGGGTTAATGACAATAGGCGTATCCTCATGATGGTTATGGTGACTCGGTGCTAATTCATACGCAATGAGCGTGACATTTAATTTTTGCTCCAGTTGTTTAATGGCTTCGAGTTTGGTCATATCCAGTTCCGCAAATTTCGTATCTTTCACAAAAGCACATCCTTTACCGTTTAGCTTTAGTATGAAAAGTTAATTTATATTTATCCATGTTGTATGTTATTGGTAACCCGGTGGAGACAAATAAAAAGAGAGATAAAATTATCTCTCAAGAATTTATCGCATTATATTTTAATTGATGAAGAATATTCGTAAATACATCTTTTTTTACGATAAAGTATGTTTTCTTATTATATGTAACGACGACTTGCCCCGGTTTAACAAACACTTTCGCTGTTTTTAAATTAGCATATGGCGCACCTAATAATTTTGAAATGTTCATGATCATTACCCCTTTTTAAGTTTCTATTTTCGTTATTCCCAAAATAATAATAGCTTGAAACTCTTTCGAATAGATTTTTGCTGTAAAAAGGTCTTAAGTAACAAATTCACTATATGAATATAGAATAAAAGACCTGAGCATCCACTCAGGTCCATAAAATGACCAGTTATTATAATGTATGTTTCCTAGTTGCAAATTATTACTACTTCAAAACTTTAACTTTGTATTTTAACTACCGGAATATAAATATCACAAATCTTCCCATCATCGAGCATACAACGATCATCGTATAGTTCGAAATCGTTACAACCCGGTGCGTACTCATAACCGGAATTAGGGAACCATTCATTAAAAATATAATTCCACGTTCCTTGAATAGCAGCTACAAAATTTATTGCATCAGAAGGAGGCGTTGAAAATACAGCATAAGTTGCAGGAGGTACTTCACAAACATGGTATTCGTCAGCAATTTTAGCACCTTCTTTCGGTTCGACCCCTATTACATACTCAAATTCACTGGTAGTCGGATCTTCCGGAAAGCATACACCGTATTCATCATGTTTTTTAATAAAGTTTTCCGAGTGAAGTTTTTCCATCTTTCCTTCACTTATATATTTGTCCCAAAAGGCGGGGATTGCGGTAGAGTTTTCGCCGCCAGTTGACGTCGTTTTAAGGACATAACCAGCAAGATTAATAGCAGGCAGTGTGACAAATTTAGGTTCCATAATAATACCTCCGATAAAGTATTTGTACGTGCACGATAGGCTTGGTGGAAACGGACGATGATTGTGTGCATGCAAACGGTAAGTTCCTGGTGAACAACCGTAATAACGGCGAAAAGCTTTACTGAATCCAGAGTGAGTTTCAAACCCATATTCTATTGAAATATCGAGAATCCGCTTGCCCGAAGTTAGTTCATGTGCGGCAAACGCAAGTCGGCGGTTCCGAACATAGTTCATGACCGAATATCCGGTACCCCATTGGAATACTCGGCAGAAATGCCAAGTTGAATAGCCTGCTCGTGCAGCCAAAATTTCCGGACTAATATTTCCAGTAATATTCTCGTCAATAAACTCTAAAACCATCTGCAAAGTTTCTCTTGTATCCATCTAAATTCCCCCAGCTGTATAGTGATTCGTACAGTAAATTCAGTATACCAAAGCACAGGTGGAAAGCTGTTCCAAATTTGCTGTATTTGGAAATTCGATAAAATGTAAAGAAGGATTATAAGTGATCAACAGATTAGTTCGTTTACTGTTTTAAAAACAATCGATTCATTACCCTTACAACTCCTTCACTTTAGCGCTATAATACCTCTAGAGGTGAAGAGAATGTTTATTTCAGAAACAACAGTAGAAGTACGCTATGCGGAGACCGATCAGATGGGTGTCGTTTATCATGCCAATTATCTCGTTTGGTGCGAAATTGGGCGTACAAAGATTGTGAAGGATTTAGGATTTAACTATGCGAAGCTTGAAGAGGATGGGTATTTATCGCCTGTTATGGATTTCTCGATTCAATACAAAGCGGCGATGCGCTATGGTCAAACAGCTACAGTTCGCACATGGATTGAGGAACATACGAAGCTGCGCACTACATACGGCTATGAAATTCTGCATGAAGACGGCACCGTTGCAGTAACCGCGAAGTCTCAACATATTTTAGTGAAAAAGGAAAACTTCCGTCCGGTCGCATTGAAAAAGATTGATGCAGCATGGGATGCCAAATATGCGGAAGTTGCGAAAATTCAAAGTTAATCGACATGTCCTGTTAAATTAATAACAGGGCATTTTTTCTTTAATGAACAGAGGAATATTGTTATAATCATATACGACCAAACGGAACTGTATATAAAAAAACTATGAGGGAGGTGTGTTCATGGCACCAAAAACAATCGCAAATATTCAAACCCGCTGTCATATTTTATTGACGAATACGGCACGCGAAGCGATGAAGGAGCATGTTCCAGATGAACACGCCTTTTTTAATTTACAGCAATATTTCATTGTCGCGCTTGAAAAAGTATCGGTCGATGCAGAACAAACGCATTTGAGCATCTTTTTTGATAATGATAAAAACGTAAAACTAAAAAATAAATTTGACGAACGCGTCGTCATTATGGACTGTGTATTTGACCGGAAAAACGGACTAGTGGCGAAAAGCTTTCGAACACGCGGCAAAGGGACACCGGTTGTCACAAATCGCCGCGCGACAATGAAAATCCACTTCGTCGCTTCCCGTATTAGTGGCCATACATACCAGGAACCGTTTCTAAAAGCCATCGATGAACTGCCGATTGCACAGGAACGCTTTGATTATGTCAATAAACGGATCAGCAGCTGGGAAGGCTATTTAAAAGTGTTAAACAAAAATGCGGACATTGAAGATATTCATGCCCGTTTTTCAAGTGTCACATTTGATGCAGACTTTTCTCATATGACCGTGCGTATTAACAACCTCGATAAAAAGCAGTGGAAACAGCTGGAGGGCCTTAGTGCGCGTTTGCGCGGCTATGTCCAGGAAATCGGGGATGTGGCAAAAATCCGCCGCAACGAAAATACTGTTGAAATTGCCTTAAAACCGTATTACAGCAATTTGGCGCGGAGAAATGAGCTTCAGTTCCAATCGGAAGACATCGAATTTTCCAATGCCGCGACGAAATCACAGCTAAAACGCTTATTAAAAGGGTTTGAACGGTTAAAAGAAGGATTGGCTGCAAATGCGAATCTCGAAACAATTTTATTCGAAGATAAACCGGTTATTGCCGAGCGCAAAAAAACGGTTCCTCTCGATTTTCATAACCGGCTGAATCAGTACCAGCAGCAGGCAGTCGAAGGGGCAATGAGCTCTGAAGATCTGTATGTTATTCAAGGTCCGCCGGGTACCGGTAAAACGACGGTAATTTCGGAAATTTGCTATCAAAATGCAAAAGCGGGTCTGAAAACGCTTGTTGCTTCCCAATCGAACTTAGCGGTCGACAATGCATTAAGCCGGCTTTTATCGAACAAAGATATCCGGATTTTGCGTTACGGCCGTACGGAAAGCATTGAAGAAGAAGGGAAGAAGTTCATCGAGGAAAATGTTGCGTCGTATTGGCAGGAGCAGACGTTTGAAGCAATCGGCCATGAAATTTCGCTGCATGAGAAAAAAGAACAGCTTTTAAATGATGAAATCAATGTAGCGCAAAATGAGATTGATGCGCTTAAACAAAAACAAAAAGAGCTGGAACTTCAAATTGAACAAAAAGAAGCGGCAAAGGCAGAATTGCATGTTCTGGCCGAAAAGATTCTGGCATTAAAAAAAGAATTGACCGAATGCAAAAAAGAACTGGAAGACAATGAACGCAAATTGGAGAAACTGCAGGCGACAGGAAGCACAGTAGCCGAGACCGTCGCTAATTTCGAACAGCAAGTAAAAGACGGATTGTCAGTCGAACAACTGACAGAACAAGCGCAACAGTTGAAAGAAGCGCGAGAAAACTACCAGCAGCAACTTACGCAAAGTCATTATAAGGCACAGCTTGATCAATTCCAGCAGCGTTTTGCTGCAGTTAAGACGAAAATCGAAAAGGCCAATGAGACGTCACAGTATGATCTGCTCGTCGATAAAATTGCTTCGTTGAAAAAAGTGTACGAAATAGAGGAGTTCATGAGTGAATACAATATTCGCCGGAACTATGCGATGGACCGCTTACTTACAGCACTTGATCGAATTCAGCCGCAAATGGAGCAGTATAAGCCGATCAAAGATGTGAAAGAACGTCTGGAAAAGGCGTTGCACTACAGTGAAACGGTGTTAGGAATCCATGTAACACCGGATAGGCTGGATATGGGGCATCATTATACACTTGAAGAGATTCAGGAGTTTTTGACAAAGCTGAGTATCGCTTTTAGGGACCGCCGCGTAAATGCTCAAAACGGCACCCGCTCCATTCAGGGAATTCATTTGCGCATGCAATACATCGAGCAGCTGAACAATAAATATATGGATGCGATCCGTGAAACCGTACTTATTTTCGAAAAGCTGAAAGAGGAAATTATCCTACAGTTCAAAGAGCAAAATGATGTGAAGGCACAGCATCTTCAGCAGCTGGAGGAAGAGGCAACAACGATTAAATCCCAAATGGATACAATCAACGAAAAAATCGATCCGTCGATAACGCTGAATCATACAACAGATGAGCTGGAAGAACTGCTCGCAACAAATGAACTGGATCAGATGAAAACCGAAACACAGCGCCAAAACCGTGAAAAAGTGGAGCTTCAACTGAACAAAAAAGCGGAAGAGCTGGTAGTTTTAAATGAACAGATTGCCCTTGGTACTGAGACGGTTGAACAGTTAACAGTGCGCTTTAAAGGGATCAACAGCGAAGGCGTACAGCTTGAAAAACGCCGCACAGAACTTGAACAGCTGACAAAACTGAACCCTGAGCAGGCAATCATTGAAGTAAACGAAAAAATTACACTTTTTACAGAAAAGATCGAAACGCTAGAAGTGAAAATTAGTTTGCTCCCGGTAACAGCAGAACTTCAAAACGAATGGCATGGTTTATTGAAAAATGCCAATGCCCATGACTTGGACGAAATCCGCAAATTGTACGTGAAACATGCCAATGTAATCGGCACAACATGTGTTGCCTCGGCGAATAAAGAGTTTATGGACAACTACCCGACGTTTGATGTCGTCATTATTGATGAAGTTTCAAAAGCAACACCACCGGA
This genomic window from Solibacillus sp. FSL R5-0449 contains:
- a CDS encoding AraC family transcriptional regulator, with the protein product MDTRETLQMVLEFIDENITGNISPEILAARAGYSTWHFCRVFQWGTGYSVMNYVRNRRLAFAAHELTSGKRILDISIEYGFETHSGFSKAFRRYYGCSPGTYRLHAHNHRPFPPSLSCTYKYFIGGIIMEPKFVTLPAINLAGYVLKTTSTGGENSTAIPAFWDKYISEGKMEKLHSENFIKKHDEYGVCFPEDPTTSEFEYVIGVEPKEGAKIADEYHVCEVPPATYAVFSTPPSDAINFVAAIQGTWNYIFNEWFPNSGYEYAPGCNDFELYDDRCMLDDGKICDIYIPVVKIQS
- a CDS encoding uroporphyrinogen-III decarboxylase, with product MKDTKFAELDMTKLEAIKQLEQKLNVTLIAYELAPSHHNHHEDTPIVINPS
- a CDS encoding DNA ligase D; translated protein: MKSMLLTDAPEIPLGDDWLYETKYDGYRAVLIWEKGNRSPILKSRNGNILNEKFPEIIHYCERIYEEIEAYLPLSFDGEVVYLINNLKSKFSYVQKRGKMTNQKNIESNAQTFPCHYIVFDLLKLKGKVKGNSRLTTRKQLLSDFFERLNLAGTVQYTDSRKLQMIDVFDDSHLLWLNVKSHNGEGIIAKKRNSKWMEDTRTKSWLKIKNWKLVNVILTKFDQSNGFFNGAIYKENTLLEIVSFKHGLSEEESKTLTTFFKTNGTLLEKSIFKIPPSICVTVACIDFDGTKLREPRFHSFQHHLEATDCNWQQMQRQLNPIPENVTITSPDKPVFPASNITKDDYLFYLQTVSPMLLPFLRERLLTVIRYPHGVPGESFYQKNYTENLPDFVTTQLVDDTHFILCNNIESLLWLGNQLALEFHIPFQPVNSEQPTEIVFDLDPPSVDEFGLAVDAALKFKSILDYFELTSFVKTSGGKGMQIYIPLPLHTFSYEETGVFTEFICRFLAQQYPDSFTIERMKKNRGKRLYLDYVQHREGKTIVAPYSARGNDKGLIATPLLWEEVNEKLTPDLFTIANVIKRLESIGNPFKDFREAGERQAFRDVLDQIKGK
- a CDS encoding AAA domain-containing protein; translated protein: MAPKTIANIQTRCHILLTNTAREAMKEHVPDEHAFFNLQQYFIVALEKVSVDAEQTHLSIFFDNDKNVKLKNKFDERVVIMDCVFDRKNGLVAKSFRTRGKGTPVVTNRRATMKIHFVASRISGHTYQEPFLKAIDELPIAQERFDYVNKRISSWEGYLKVLNKNADIEDIHARFSSVTFDADFSHMTVRINNLDKKQWKQLEGLSARLRGYVQEIGDVAKIRRNENTVEIALKPYYSNLARRNELQFQSEDIEFSNAATKSQLKRLLKGFERLKEGLAANANLETILFEDKPVIAERKKTVPLDFHNRLNQYQQQAVEGAMSSEDLYVIQGPPGTGKTTVISEICYQNAKAGLKTLVASQSNLAVDNALSRLLSNKDIRILRYGRTESIEEEGKKFIEENVASYWQEQTFEAIGHEISLHEKKEQLLNDEINVAQNEIDALKQKQKELELQIEQKEAAKAELHVLAEKILALKKELTECKKELEDNERKLEKLQATGSTVAETVANFEQQVKDGLSVEQLTEQAQQLKEARENYQQQLTQSHYKAQLDQFQQRFAAVKTKIEKANETSQYDLLVDKIASLKKVYEIEEFMSEYNIRRNYAMDRLLTALDRIQPQMEQYKPIKDVKERLEKALHYSETVLGIHVTPDRLDMGHHYTLEEIQEFLTKLSIAFRDRRVNAQNGTRSIQGIHLRMQYIEQLNNKYMDAIRETVLIFEKLKEEIILQFKEQNDVKAQHLQQLEEEATTIKSQMDTINEKIDPSITLNHTTDELEELLATNELDQMKTETQRQNREKVELQLNKKAEELVVLNEQIALGTETVEQLTVRFKGINSEGVQLEKRRTELEQLTKLNPEQAIIEVNEKITLFTEKIETLEVKISLLPVTAELQNEWHGLLKNANAHDLDEIRKLYVKHANVIGTTCVASANKEFMDNYPTFDVVIIDEVSKATPPELLLPMLKGAKIILVGDHHQLPPLVGDATFEETLEQVVKESTTFEEKRELEKLLEESLFERLYNNLPSQNKTMLALQYRMHKNIMSTITPFYENESEQLQCGLEDSDAVRDHFLETSKITRNHHLLWLDIPNAKPYFEERMKEGSSLFNLAELEQIKQQLLELNAATEQAKAQGLIPQDALKSVGVISFYAEQVKRINRLIEQEISVPHLHIRTGSVDKFQGMEMDVIIVSMVRNHDNERGEIGFAKDYRRLNVALSRARELLIMVGSTEMFTKRPKSAKTRDMYAHVLTTVKEQDGYFAV
- a CDS encoding thioesterase family protein, whose translation is MFISETTVEVRYAETDQMGVVYHANYLVWCEIGRTKIVKDLGFNYAKLEEDGYLSPVMDFSIQYKAAMRYGQTATVRTWIEEHTKLRTTYGYEILHEDGTVAVTAKSQHILVKKENFRPVALKKIDAAWDAKYAEVAKIQS